The proteins below are encoded in one region of Streptomyces cyanogenus:
- a CDS encoding FMN-dependent NADH-azoreductase — MTHLLHIDASIRSGESVTRQLTAEFVTQWRQNHPDAGYTYRDLGAEPIPHITHEVREWLFDPTGDLHGVSPEEQALTEALHAEVREATTIVLGIPMYNYTIPSSIKAWIDRLVTPAHMLPPGAESGALSGKNVVVVTARGGSYAPGTPREGWDYQEPYLRAVLSAIGLADHLKFVHAELTFAAIVPAMAQLKPLGEKSLADARETLRKLAV; from the coding sequence ATGACCCATCTTCTGCACATCGACGCGAGCATCCGCTCCGGCGAGTCCGTGACGCGGCAGCTCACCGCCGAGTTCGTCACCCAGTGGCGGCAGAACCACCCGGACGCCGGTTACACCTACCGCGACCTCGGTGCCGAACCGATTCCGCACATCACGCACGAGGTCCGGGAGTGGCTCTTCGACCCGACCGGCGACCTGCACGGCGTCAGCCCCGAGGAGCAGGCGCTCACCGAGGCACTGCACGCCGAGGTCCGCGAGGCGACCACGATCGTGCTGGGCATCCCGATGTACAACTACACGATCCCGTCGTCCATCAAGGCCTGGATCGACCGGCTGGTCACCCCGGCGCACATGCTGCCCCCGGGTGCCGAGTCCGGCGCGCTGAGCGGTAAGAACGTCGTCGTCGTCACCGCCCGCGGCGGTTCCTACGCCCCCGGCACCCCGCGCGAGGGCTGGGACTACCAGGAGCCCTACCTGCGGGCCGTGCTGAGCGCCATCGGCCTCGCCGACCATCTGAAGTTCGTGCACGCCGAGCTGACCTTCGCGGCGATCGTGCCCGCCATGGCCCAGCTGAAGCCGCTGGGCGAGAAGTCCCTCGCCGACGCCCGCGAGACCCTGCGCAAGCTGGCCGTCTGA
- a CDS encoding LytR/AlgR family response regulator transcription factor → MRVTDVPLRVLAVDDEEPALAELLYLLGEDPRVGTVVPALTAGEALRRLGGATTGGSERSGGSVGVHGEEGAEGFDVVFLDIDMPGLSGLELARLLGGFPAPPLIVFVTAYEDFAVRAFDLKAVDYLLKPLRKERFAEAVRRVAELVGAGQGPRPAAPVAPGPAAPALGDQVPVELGGVTRFVPLADITYVEAQGDYARLHTGRGSHLVRIPLSTLEEQWRSRGFVRIHRSRLVALGRIEELRVEGGNLTVRIGDRVLAVSRRNARELRDLLAGRAAGRVR, encoded by the coding sequence ATGAGGGTGACCGACGTGCCCTTGCGCGTCTTGGCCGTGGACGACGAGGAACCCGCGCTCGCGGAACTGCTGTACCTGCTGGGGGAGGACCCCCGGGTCGGCACCGTCGTCCCCGCCCTCACGGCCGGCGAGGCGCTGCGGCGGCTGGGTGGAGCCACGACGGGCGGCTCCGAGCGCTCGGGTGGCTCGGTCGGCGTGCACGGCGAGGAGGGTGCGGAGGGCTTCGACGTCGTCTTCCTCGACATCGACATGCCCGGCCTGAGCGGTCTGGAACTGGCCCGGCTGCTGGGCGGCTTCCCCGCCCCGCCGCTGATCGTCTTCGTCACCGCCTACGAGGACTTCGCCGTGCGCGCCTTCGATCTCAAGGCCGTGGACTACCTGCTCAAGCCCCTCCGCAAAGAACGCTTCGCCGAGGCGGTACGGCGGGTCGCCGAGCTGGTCGGGGCCGGACAGGGGCCCCGCCCCGCCGCCCCCGTGGCGCCCGGGCCCGCGGCGCCCGCCCTCGGTGACCAGGTGCCCGTGGAGCTGGGCGGGGTGACCCGGTTCGTGCCCCTCGCCGACATCACGTATGTCGAGGCGCAGGGCGACTACGCGCGGCTGCACACCGGCCGGGGCAGTCATCTGGTGCGGATCCCGCTGTCCACCCTTGAGGAGCAGTGGCGCTCGCGAGGCTTCGTCCGGATCCACCGCAGCCGGCTCGTCGCCCTCGGCCGGATCGAGGAACTCCGGGTGGAGGGCGGCAACCTGACCGTCCGGATCGGCGACCGGGTGCTCGCCGTGAGCCGGCGCAACGCCCGGGAACTGCGGGACCTGCTGGCGGGCCGCGCGGCGGGCCGGGTGCGCTGA
- a CDS encoding glycoside hydrolase family 65 protein, giving the protein MVDGPTWEYEGYRPAEERLRESLCTLGNGYFATRGALPECTADDVHYPGTYAAGCYNRLTSEIAGRRVENEDMVNLPNWLPLRFRPAGGEWLTPDTTPVAEHHQMLVLDPGLLERRTRYPLGTDASLLVRQERLVHLADPHLAALRTEFTAEGRPVELDVEAALDGGVTNAGVARYRELDGRHLSHVTVGTAVPGTVWLRCRTRTSDIGFGLAARLTVRAPVTHANEAHRAVQRLLLRLPPGRTVTVDKTVALHTSHDPAISDPLRAAVDRVGTAPGFEELRETHRSAWEQLWRRTALDVPGEAGSILRLHLFHLLQTLSPHTADLDVGVPARGLHGEAYRGHVFWDELFVLPYLNLHLPEVSRALLHYRHRRLDAACRAARDLGRCGALYPWQSGSDGREETQQVHLNPRSGRWLPDHSRLQHHVGSAVAYNVWQYCEATGDTEFRHGEGAEIFLQIARFWGESARWDDHLGRYRIRGVVGPDEYHDAYPGALRPGLDDNAYTNVSAAWVLTRALELLDGLPEPRRRELGEHIGLAADEPARWTEVSRGLHVPFHDGVISQFDGYGDLAELDWDGYRKRYHDIRRLDRILESEGDTVNRYKASKQADVLMLGYLFSPAELRSLFQQLGHHLDEHGWLATVDHYLHRTSHGSTLSGLVHGWILARARRADAWTFVQEALRGDIADLQGGTTGEGIHLGAMAGTLDLVQRGLTGLETRGGGLCLDPVPLPELSSYGFAIRYHGHWGVRLRLRSGLLEIAVPESDQSPIDIRLHDRVIPVGPGETARLVLPD; this is encoded by the coding sequence ATGGTGGACGGGCCCACCTGGGAGTACGAGGGCTACCGGCCCGCGGAGGAACGCCTGCGGGAGTCGCTGTGCACCCTGGGAAACGGCTACTTCGCCACGCGCGGGGCCCTGCCCGAGTGCACCGCGGACGACGTCCACTACCCCGGCACCTACGCGGCCGGCTGCTACAACCGGCTCACCTCCGAGATCGCCGGGCGCCGGGTCGAGAACGAGGACATGGTCAACCTGCCCAACTGGCTGCCGCTGCGGTTCCGGCCGGCCGGCGGGGAGTGGCTCACCCCGGACACCACCCCCGTCGCCGAGCACCACCAGATGCTCGTCCTCGACCCCGGCCTGCTGGAACGCCGTACCCGCTACCCGCTCGGCACCGACGCGAGCCTCCTGGTCCGGCAGGAGCGCCTCGTCCACCTGGCCGACCCCCATCTCGCCGCGCTGCGCACCGAGTTCACCGCCGAGGGCCGTCCCGTCGAACTGGACGTCGAGGCCGCGCTGGACGGGGGCGTCACCAACGCCGGGGTCGCCCGGTACCGGGAGCTGGACGGCCGGCACCTCAGCCACGTCACCGTCGGCACCGCCGTGCCCGGCACGGTCTGGCTGCGCTGCCGTACCCGCACCTCCGACATCGGCTTCGGACTGGCCGCCCGGCTGACGGTCCGGGCGCCGGTCACCCACGCCAACGAGGCCCACCGCGCGGTGCAGCGGCTGCTGCTGCGGCTGCCGCCCGGCCGGACCGTCACCGTCGACAAGACCGTCGCCCTGCACACCTCCCACGACCCGGCGATCAGCGACCCGCTGCGCGCGGCCGTGGACCGGGTCGGCACCGCGCCCGGCTTCGAGGAGCTGCGCGAGACCCACCGCTCGGCCTGGGAGCAGCTGTGGCGGCGCACCGCGCTCGACGTGCCCGGCGAGGCCGGCAGCATCCTGCGCCTGCACCTGTTCCACCTGCTGCAGACCCTCTCCCCGCACACCGCGGACCTGGACGTCGGCGTGCCCGCCCGCGGACTGCACGGCGAGGCCTACCGCGGGCACGTCTTCTGGGACGAACTCTTCGTCCTGCCCTACCTCAACCTCCACCTCCCCGAGGTCTCCCGCGCCCTGCTCCACTACCGCCACCGCCGCCTGGACGCGGCCTGCCGAGCGGCCCGCGACCTCGGCCGGTGCGGCGCGCTGTACCCGTGGCAGAGCGGCAGCGACGGCCGCGAGGAGACCCAGCAGGTGCACCTCAACCCGCGCTCGGGCCGCTGGCTCCCGGACCACTCCCGGCTGCAGCACCACGTCGGCTCGGCCGTGGCCTACAACGTCTGGCAGTACTGCGAGGCGACCGGCGACACGGAGTTCCGGCACGGCGAGGGCGCCGAGATCTTCCTCCAGATCGCCCGCTTCTGGGGAGAGTCGGCGAGGTGGGACGACCACCTCGGCCGGTACCGCATCCGGGGCGTGGTCGGCCCCGACGAGTACCACGACGCCTACCCCGGTGCGCTCCGGCCCGGCCTGGACGACAACGCGTACACCAACGTCTCCGCCGCCTGGGTGCTCACCCGCGCCCTGGAACTGCTGGACGGCCTGCCCGAGCCGCGCCGCCGTGAACTCGGCGAGCACATCGGGCTGGCCGCCGACGAGCCCGCCCGCTGGACCGAGGTCTCCCGCGGCCTGCACGTTCCCTTCCACGACGGGGTGATCAGCCAGTTCGACGGCTACGGCGACCTCGCCGAGCTGGACTGGGACGGCTACCGCAAGCGGTACCACGACATCCGGCGCCTGGACCGGATCCTGGAGTCGGAGGGCGACACCGTCAACCGCTACAAAGCGTCCAAACAGGCCGACGTCCTGATGCTCGGCTACCTCTTCTCGCCCGCCGAACTCCGGTCGCTCTTCCAGCAGCTGGGCCACCACCTGGACGAGCACGGCTGGCTCGCCACCGTGGACCACTATCTGCACCGCACCAGCCACGGCTCGACCCTGAGCGGCCTGGTGCACGGCTGGATCCTGGCCCGTGCCCGCCGCGCCGACGCCTGGACCTTCGTGCAGGAGGCGCTGCGCGGCGACATCGCCGACCTGCAAGGGGGCACCACCGGGGAGGGCATCCACCTCGGCGCGATGGCCGGCACCCTCGACCTCGTGCAGCGCGGGCTGACCGGTCTGGAGACCCGCGGCGGCGGCCTGTGCCTGGACCCGGTCCCGCTGCCCGAACTGTCCTCCTACGGCTTCGCCATCCGCTACCACGGCCACTGGGGCGTGCGGCTGCGGCTGCGCAGCGGCCTGCTGGAGATCGCCGTACCGGAGTCCGACCAGTCGCCCATCGACATCCGCCTGCACGACCGGGTGATCCCCGTCGGACCGGGGGAGACGGCCCGGCTGGTGCTGCCCGACTGA
- a CDS encoding helix-turn-helix transcriptional regulator — MELAAAASEPAGPDQPVREARLEARIWYATLLTRVRGLQPAERLLTGEDPCGEPGAEPVADRPHRPEAQAALRLCEAEIHLAGGRLTEAATAAETGLRLAAQAGNRGLPPRGHVVMAVCSVRSLDLTTGLLYANRLRDAALLGQENLMPGQCVWAAAQALEARDGMESVAHLLKGIVHDEVLTRDLLVSQPAAAPWLVRAGQRLGDADLAERTVRTMNRLAVMNRSFRSVQAAAEHATGLYARDADALEAASERHLDPWARASALEDASRVRSARVAERDRAVDLLRRAAGAYLGAGSSRDLARVQSRLRELDDHGGRPTRSRTRVSQLTDTEFAVAELVSQGLTNGRVGSQLYISPHTVAFHLKKIFRKLDVTSRVELARSWNRILVEERDDHPRESGPDFLVRSAVAARQAG; from the coding sequence ATGGAGTTAGCCGCCGCCGCGTCGGAACCGGCCGGGCCGGACCAGCCCGTCCGTGAGGCGCGGCTGGAGGCGCGCATCTGGTACGCCACGCTGCTGACGCGTGTCCGCGGTCTCCAGCCCGCCGAACGCCTCCTCACCGGCGAGGATCCCTGCGGGGAGCCCGGCGCGGAGCCCGTCGCCGACCGACCGCACCGCCCCGAGGCGCAGGCCGCGCTGCGGCTGTGCGAGGCGGAGATCCATCTCGCCGGGGGCAGACTGACCGAGGCGGCGACAGCGGCCGAGACCGGTCTCCGGCTGGCCGCCCAGGCCGGGAACCGCGGACTCCCCCCACGGGGGCACGTGGTCATGGCCGTGTGCTCCGTCCGCTCCCTGGACCTGACGACCGGTCTTCTCTACGCCAACCGGCTGCGGGACGCGGCGTTGCTCGGGCAGGAGAACCTCATGCCGGGACAGTGCGTCTGGGCCGCCGCCCAGGCCCTGGAGGCGCGCGACGGCATGGAGAGCGTGGCGCACCTGCTGAAGGGCATCGTCCACGACGAGGTGCTCACCCGCGACCTGCTGGTCTCCCAGCCGGCGGCGGCGCCCTGGCTGGTCCGGGCCGGCCAGCGCCTCGGTGACGCCGACCTCGCCGAGCGCACCGTCCGCACGATGAACCGGCTCGCCGTGATGAACCGCAGCTTCCGCAGCGTGCAGGCGGCCGCCGAGCACGCCACGGGGCTGTACGCCCGCGACGCCGACGCCCTGGAGGCCGCGTCGGAACGGCACCTGGACCCCTGGGCCCGCGCGTCCGCCCTGGAGGACGCGAGCCGGGTGCGTTCCGCCCGCGTCGCGGAACGCGACCGGGCGGTCGACCTGCTCCGGCGCGCGGCAGGCGCCTACCTGGGCGCCGGGTCGTCCCGGGACCTGGCGCGGGTGCAGAGCCGGCTGCGCGAACTCGACGACCACGGCGGCCGGCCCACCCGCAGCCGGACGAGGGTCAGCCAGCTCACCGACACCGAGTTCGCCGTGGCCGAACTGGTCAGCCAGGGGCTCACCAACGGCAGGGTGGGCAGCCAGCTCTACATCTCCCCGCACACGGTGGCGTTCCACCTGAAGAAGATCTTCCGCAAGCTCGACGTGACCTCCCGGGTGGAACTGGCCCGCTCCTGGAACCGGATCCTGGTGGAGGAACGCGACGACCATCCCCGCGAGTCCGGGCCCGACTTCCTGGTCCGCTCCGCCGTGGCCGCCCGGCAGGCCGGGTAG
- a CDS encoding xanthine dehydrogenase family protein molybdopterin-binding subunit — MTGTTGTTGTALGAPAERREGRQKVTGAARYAAEYTLPGRAHAWPVPAAVARGRVRAVDTSAALALPGVLAVLTPGDAPRLAEPDDHTLAVLQSPDVPHRGWCVALAVAETPEAARAAARAVRITYDTAPHDTALTEDHPDAYVPEQVYNQPGRLQHGDPEAAYAASEIRVDVTYRVPPLHNHPMEPHATTAHWDGDRLTVYTSSQGGTTVRSVLAQLFRLPEERITVVAEHVGGGFGSKGTPRPDLVLAALAARHTGRPVTVAHPRRQLPTVVGHRAPTVQRLRLGARPDGRLTALLHEVTTHTSRVREFVEQAAVVSRVMYATPALLSTHRVVPLDVPSPSWMRAPGEAPGMYALESAVDELADVLGLDPVELRVRNEPDREPGSGDPFSSRHLVECLREGARRFGWAGRDPHPGVRREGPFLLGTGVAAATYPAQASPSTAAARALPDGTFLVRINATDIGTGARTVLAQVAADALGVPLDRVRAEVGHSDLPPAPLAGGSMGTASWGWAVHEACADLASRLAAHTGPLPAEGIETRADTSGKADADSPWARHAFGAHFAEVAVDTVTGETRVRRLLGVYAAGRILNARTARSQFTGGMIMGLGMALTEGSTLDPAFGDFTEADLASYHVPVHADVPDVEADWIDEDDPHLNPMGSKGIGEIGIVGTAAALGNAVHHATGIRFRELPLTPDRILAGLLSEG; from the coding sequence ATGACCGGCACGACCGGCACGACCGGCACCGCCCTGGGCGCCCCCGCCGAGCGCCGCGAGGGACGCCAGAAGGTCACCGGCGCCGCCCGCTACGCCGCCGAGTACACCCTGCCCGGCCGGGCCCACGCCTGGCCGGTGCCCGCCGCGGTGGCCCGCGGCCGGGTCCGCGCCGTCGACACCTCGGCCGCCCTCGCCCTGCCGGGTGTCCTCGCCGTCCTCACCCCCGGCGACGCACCCCGGCTCGCCGAGCCCGACGACCACACCCTCGCCGTGCTGCAGAGCCCGGACGTGCCGCACCGCGGCTGGTGCGTGGCCCTGGCCGTCGCCGAGACCCCGGAGGCCGCCCGCGCCGCCGCCCGGGCCGTCCGGATCACCTACGACACCGCGCCCCACGACACCGCCCTCACCGAGGACCACCCGGACGCCTACGTGCCCGAGCAGGTCTACAACCAGCCCGGCCGGCTCCAGCACGGCGACCCGGAGGCCGCCTACGCCGCCTCCGAGATCCGCGTCGACGTCACCTACCGGGTGCCGCCCCTGCACAACCACCCCATGGAGCCGCACGCCACCACGGCCCACTGGGACGGGGACCGGCTCACCGTGTACACCTCCAGCCAGGGCGGTACGACCGTGCGGTCGGTGCTCGCGCAGCTGTTCCGGCTGCCCGAGGAGCGGATCACCGTCGTCGCCGAGCACGTCGGCGGCGGATTCGGGTCCAAGGGGACCCCGCGCCCCGACCTCGTCCTCGCCGCGCTGGCCGCCCGGCACACCGGCCGGCCCGTCACCGTGGCCCACCCCCGCCGTCAGCTGCCCACCGTCGTCGGCCACCGCGCCCCCACCGTGCAGCGGCTGCGGCTCGGCGCGCGCCCGGACGGCCGGCTCACCGCCCTGCTGCACGAGGTCACCACCCACACCTCGCGGGTACGGGAGTTCGTGGAGCAGGCCGCGGTGGTGTCCCGCGTCATGTACGCCACCCCGGCCCTGCTCAGCACCCACCGGGTGGTCCCGCTGGACGTGCCGAGCCCGTCCTGGATGCGCGCACCCGGCGAGGCGCCCGGCATGTACGCCCTGGAGTCCGCCGTGGACGAACTCGCCGACGTGCTCGGCCTGGACCCGGTGGAGCTGCGCGTCCGCAACGAACCGGACCGCGAACCCGGCAGCGGCGACCCGTTCAGCAGCCGCCACCTCGTCGAGTGCCTGCGCGAGGGCGCCCGCCGCTTCGGCTGGGCCGGCCGCGACCCGCACCCCGGCGTCCGCCGCGAGGGCCCCTTCCTGCTCGGCACCGGCGTGGCCGCCGCGACCTACCCCGCCCAGGCCTCCCCGTCCACCGCCGCCGCCCGCGCCCTGCCCGACGGCACCTTCCTCGTCCGCATCAACGCCACCGACATCGGCACCGGGGCCCGTACCGTCCTCGCCCAGGTGGCCGCCGACGCCCTCGGCGTGCCCCTGGACCGGGTGCGCGCCGAGGTAGGCCACAGCGACCTGCCCCCGGCCCCGCTGGCGGGCGGCTCCATGGGCACCGCATCCTGGGGCTGGGCCGTCCACGAGGCCTGCGCCGACCTGGCGTCCCGGCTGGCCGCGCACACCGGACCGCTGCCCGCCGAGGGGATCGAGACCCGCGCGGACACCTCCGGGAAGGCCGACGCCGACAGCCCCTGGGCGCGGCACGCGTTCGGCGCGCACTTCGCCGAGGTCGCCGTCGACACCGTCACCGGCGAGACCCGGGTGCGCCGGCTGCTCGGCGTCTACGCCGCCGGGCGCATCCTCAACGCCCGTACCGCGCGCTCCCAGTTCACCGGCGGCATGATCATGGGTCTCGGTATGGCCCTCACCGAGGGCAGCACCCTGGACCCGGCGTTCGGCGACTTCACCGAGGCCGACCTCGCCTCCTACCACGTCCCCGTCCACGCCGACGTCCCGGACGTCGAGGCCGACTGGATCGACGAGGACGACCCCCACCTCAACCCCATGGGCAGCAAGGGCATCGGCGAGATCGGCATCGTCGGCACCGCGGCCGCCCTCGGCAACGCCGTCCACCACGCCACCGGCATCCGCTTCCGCGAACTCCCCCTCACCCCCGACCGGATCCTCGCCGGCCTGCTGTCCGAGGGCTGA
- a CDS encoding cytochrome P450, with translation MSEMLSFEDVWSRTHHFDPPAIFDKLREERPLARMAYPDGHIGWFATSHGIVREVLSDPRFSHSLEIGHFPVTKYGAPVPQFPAMPGMFIHMDPPDHTRFRRMLAREFTVRRIAELAPRVESVAAEQIEEMREQGAPADLLTTFAKPLVLRVLSDLVGLPYEERERYADAPALTHDPDGDAEESMAVFQQVGALIGETIARKREQPGDDIISRLLAAGELTDEELGNIVALLLFAGYETTESALSVGVMALLHHPEQLAALRADLSRVDAAVEEILRYVTVNQYEIFRTALEDVELDGRLVKKGETVTVSLPAANRDPAKYGCPAHLDLDRDTAGHLAFGHGIHQCVGQNLARLELRTGLRALLQAFPDLRAATPAEEVPLRTRGSVFGLKSLPVTW, from the coding sequence ATGAGCGAGATGCTGTCCTTCGAAGACGTCTGGTCACGCACCCATCACTTCGACCCTCCCGCGATCTTCGACAAGCTGCGGGAGGAACGCCCGCTCGCGAGGATGGCCTACCCGGACGGTCACATCGGCTGGTTCGCCACCAGCCACGGGATCGTCCGGGAGGTCCTGAGCGATCCCCGTTTCAGCCACAGCCTGGAGATCGGGCACTTCCCCGTCACCAAGTACGGGGCCCCCGTACCGCAGTTCCCGGCGATGCCCGGCATGTTCATCCACATGGACCCGCCGGACCACACCCGGTTCCGCCGGATGCTGGCGCGGGAGTTCACCGTGCGGCGCATCGCCGAACTCGCCCCGCGGGTCGAGTCGGTGGCCGCCGAGCAGATCGAGGAGATGCGCGAACAGGGCGCACCCGCCGACCTGCTGACCACCTTCGCCAAGCCGCTCGTGCTGCGGGTCCTGTCCGACCTGGTCGGCCTGCCGTACGAGGAGCGCGAGCGGTACGCCGACGCGCCCGCCCTCACCCACGACCCGGACGGTGACGCCGAGGAGTCGATGGCGGTCTTCCAGCAGGTCGGCGCGCTCATCGGGGAGACCATCGCCCGCAAGCGCGAGCAGCCCGGCGACGACATCATCAGCCGGCTGCTGGCCGCCGGCGAACTCACCGACGAGGAACTCGGCAACATCGTGGCCCTGCTGCTGTTCGCGGGCTACGAGACCACCGAGAGCGCTCTCAGCGTCGGTGTCATGGCGCTGCTGCACCACCCCGAGCAACTCGCCGCCCTGCGCGCCGACCTGTCCCGCGTGGACGCGGCGGTGGAGGAGATCCTCCGCTATGTCACCGTCAACCAGTACGAGATCTTCCGCACCGCCCTGGAGGACGTCGAACTGGACGGCCGGCTGGTGAAGAAGGGGGAGACCGTCACGGTGTCCCTGCCGGCCGCCAACCGCGACCCGGCCAAGTACGGCTGCCCCGCCCACCTCGACCTGGACCGGGACACCGCCGGACACCTGGCGTTCGGCCACGGCATCCACCAGTGCGTCGGCCAGAACCTGGCCCGCCTCGAACTCCGCACCGGCCTGCGCGCCTTGCTGCAGGCCTTCCCCGACCTGCGGGCGGCCACGCCGGCCGAAGAAGTCCCGCTGCGCACCCGCGGATCCGTCTTCGGCCTGAAGAGCCTCCCGGTCACCTGGTGA
- a CDS encoding 2Fe-2S iron-sulfur cluster-binding protein, whose product MTSASHHSEITLRVNGKPHTLRVDHRRVLLDLLREDLDLTGSKKGCDHGQCGACTVLVDGRRLNSCLLLAVTLDGSEITTVEGLGGDGEEPHPLQRAFLDRDAFQCGYCTPGQLCSAVGMLAEAAAGHPSHVTGPETPAGPPVALDRTEIRERMSGNLCRCGAYPRIVEAIEDVI is encoded by the coding sequence ATGACCAGTGCTTCCCACCACTCCGAGATCACCCTCCGGGTCAACGGCAAACCCCACACCCTGCGCGTCGACCACCGGCGCGTCCTGCTCGACCTGCTGCGTGAGGACCTCGACCTCACCGGGTCCAAGAAGGGCTGCGACCACGGCCAGTGCGGTGCCTGCACCGTGCTGGTCGACGGCCGCCGGCTCAACAGCTGTCTGCTGCTCGCCGTGACCCTCGACGGCAGCGAGATCACCACCGTCGAGGGCCTGGGCGGCGACGGCGAGGAGCCGCACCCGCTGCAGCGGGCCTTCCTGGACCGCGACGCCTTCCAGTGCGGCTACTGCACCCCCGGCCAGCTCTGCTCCGCCGTGGGCATGCTCGCCGAGGCCGCGGCCGGCCACCCCTCCCACGTCACCGGCCCGGAAACCCCCGCCGGCCCGCCCGTGGCGCTGGACCGGACCGAGATCCGCGAGCGGATGAGCGGCAACCTGTGCCGCTGCGGCGCCTACCCGCGCATCGTCGAGGCGATCGAGGACGTGATCTGA
- a CDS encoding FAD binding domain-containing protein: MNGFGYVRPGSVQEAVEAYAAQPGARYLAGGTNLVDLLKLGVERPTALIDIGRLPLDGIEELPDGSLRVGATVRNSDLAADPRVRERWPALSQALLAGASAQLRNAATTGGNLLQRTRCPYFQDLDKPCNKREPGSGCGARDGVHRDHAVLGHSAQCIATNPSDMAVALAALDAQIELYGTDGPRRLPAADFHRLPGEHPERDSWIRPGELITGIVLPAATAGIPSAYRKARDRASYAFALASVAVLLRVRDGVVDQVGIAFGGLAHRPWRARHSELALLGAHATPAAFEGAVALELAHAEPLRDNAYKVFLARSLALDVLNRLAPAPAPA; this comes from the coding sequence GTGAACGGGTTCGGATACGTGCGGCCCGGCAGCGTCCAGGAGGCGGTCGAGGCGTACGCCGCCCAGCCCGGCGCCCGCTACCTCGCCGGCGGCACCAACCTGGTCGACCTGCTGAAACTCGGCGTGGAACGGCCCACCGCCCTCATCGACATCGGCCGGCTGCCGCTGGACGGCATCGAGGAGCTGCCCGACGGCTCCCTCCGGGTGGGCGCCACCGTGCGCAACAGCGACCTGGCCGCCGACCCGCGGGTCCGTGAACGCTGGCCGGCGCTGTCCCAGGCACTCCTCGCGGGTGCCTCCGCACAGCTGCGCAACGCCGCCACCACCGGCGGCAACCTGCTCCAGCGCACCCGCTGCCCCTACTTCCAGGACCTGGACAAACCCTGCAACAAACGGGAGCCGGGCAGCGGCTGCGGCGCCCGGGACGGCGTCCACCGCGACCACGCCGTCCTCGGCCACTCCGCGCAGTGCATCGCCACGAACCCGTCCGACATGGCCGTCGCCCTCGCCGCCCTGGACGCCCAGATCGAGCTGTACGGCACCGATGGCCCCCGGCGCCTGCCGGCCGCCGACTTCCACCGGCTGCCCGGCGAGCATCCCGAGCGGGACAGCTGGATCCGCCCCGGCGAACTGATCACCGGCATCGTGCTCCCGGCCGCCACCGCCGGCATCCCGTCCGCCTACCGCAAGGCCCGGGACCGGGCGTCGTACGCCTTCGCCCTCGCCTCCGTGGCCGTCCTGCTGCGGGTCAGGGACGGCGTCGTCGACCAGGTGGGCATCGCGTTCGGCGGTCTCGCCCACCGGCCCTGGCGGGCCCGGCACAGCGAGCTGGCCCTGCTGGGCGCCCACGCCACCCCCGCCGCCTTCGAGGGCGCCGTGGCCCTCGAACTCGCGCACGCCGAGCCGCTGCGGGACAACGCCTACAAGGTGTTCCTCGCCCGCAGCCTCGCCCTGGACGTCCTGAACCGACTCGCCCCGGCGCCCGCCCCGGCCTGA